The genomic window GTTTTGCGATTTGCTTTACTGTGTATTTTAGAGTCGGTGAGCTATACACGCAAAGACGGTCAATATCTGCGTTGGGATTACCGGTCTGGCAGGCGACAGGGTAAAAAGCCTTTCAATAAAGGAACTATTCCCAGTTTTGAAAATGCTATTTGCAACAAAATAGATGAGATCGTTTTCGACTTGCATACCAGGGGAAAACAAAAACCACTTTTTACCTCAAAGCATTCAAAAGGTACAATTAATCTCTATGGTGGCTCGTGTCTTGATGTGTTGCCAACTATCCCCACTGGTACTTATGATGCTATTATTACTTCACCACCATACTGCAATCGGTATGATTACACACGCACGTATGCTTTAGAACTTGCCTTACAAGGGATAAGCGAACAAGAACTATTACATCTACGCCAACAAATGCTTAGTTGCACAGTTGAAAATCGCGCCAAGGACTTATTAAAGATGAATCCACCATGGAGAAAGGCTATTGCTGCCGCTGATCACCAAGAATTGTTACAGTCCATCTTGAAATATTTAGACGATCAAAAGGCGCAAGGTATGCTAAATAACAATGGTATTCCCAGAATGGTTCGGGGCTATTTTTACGAGATGGCTTGTGTAATCGCCGAATGCTCAAGAGTAATGAAACCAAATGCTCCGTTATTCATGGTGAATGATAACGTCCGATTTGCGGGAGCAAGTATTTCTGCGGACATGATACTTTCCCATATTGCGGAGAAGTTAGGATTTTATGTAGAAAACATTCTCGTATTACCTAAAGGTAAAGGAAATAGTAGTCAACAGATGGGTAAGCACGGACGTGAATTACTTCGAAAGTGTGTTTATGTTTGGAGAAAAACCTAATGAGTAGGCCGAGCCTACCGCGTTTAAAGTCGAGCAAAGACCTTGAAACCACGTATGAAGCTGTTCGTGCTGGCTTCGTTAAACAGGCGTTAGAAAAAAACAGGCAGGCTACTCAGTATGTTGAAGAAGCAAGGGCGTTAAAAGTTGCCGCTTCAACCGCTAAAACACCAAGCGATTTGCTCATCATTCCAGACATCCAATCAGCCCTGTTGACTGCCGCTGGTGTATCCGAGAAGGCAAACAATCATTTATTGCAGCGAGATAAGGAAGAAGCGATAAAAGGGCTTATCGATAATTTTCTTGAACCAGCAGGGAAAAAGTTTGTAGAAGAATTGGTTTTCAGATTTTTATTGATACGCGGGGATACTCTCGGCGGTTCAATGCGGAATATCGGTGGAATCCTAGCCCAACGGAAGTTAACGCGCTCTATTATTTCTGCACTCAAGGTTGCTGGTAAATCTTATGAGTGGCTTCATTCAGAAACAAATGCATGGGTGCCAATGACAGAGAGTAATGCAGAAATAGAGATATTTGTAAAAGGTATCAGTTGGAAAAGCGACAGCCAGAGTCGGACAGCACTTTTTAATTTGTTCGTACCAATCGTTGGTAACAATGTGGATTTG from Candidatus Brocadia sp. includes these protein-coding regions:
- a CDS encoding site-specific DNA-methyltransferase, whose protein sequence is MLTLSENVKVLPQKIALSAVEHLDQKLYYHFKDKFHLDVSLSRSLVSFQANKTREIYRWYKFKEAFSASLVEHLLEKYKIVSGLILDPFAGSGTALFAAIAEGINAGGIELLPIGQQIINTKKILALEFTKNDFAILRRWSLEQPWRKSELRMPLNELRITKDAYPEQTKESIERYLGTCEQENERIRAVLRFALLCILESVSYTRKDGQYLRWDYRSGRRQGKKPFNKGTIPSFENAICNKIDEIVFDLHTRGKQKPLFTSKHSKGTINLYGGSCLDVLPTIPTGTYDAIITSPPYCNRYDYTRTYALELALQGISEQELLHLRQQMLSCTVENRAKDLLKMNPPWRKAIAAADHQELLQSILKYLDDQKAQGMLNNNGIPRMVRGYFYEMACVIAECSRVMKPNAPLFMVNDNVRFAGASISADMILSHIAEKLGFYVENILVLPKGKGNSSQQMGKHGRELLRKCVYVWRKT
- a CDS encoding type II restriction endonuclease, with product MEKNLMSRPSLPRLKSSKDLETTYEAVRAGFVKQALEKNRQATQYVEEARALKVAASTAKTPSDLLIIPDIQSALLTAAGVSEKANNHLLQRDKEEAIKGLIDNFLEPAGKKFVEELVFRFLLIRGDTLGGSMRNIGGILAQRKLTRSIISALKVAGKSYEWLHSETNAWVPMTESNAEIEIFVKGISWKSDSQSRTALFNLFVPIVGNNVDLCLFNRESKDFSNKKIARDILISPPSYIALGELKGGIDPAGADEHWKTARTHLNRIQDSFKKMGHKPNLFFIGAAIEAKMAVEIWNLLKKGILSNAANLTDDNQIASVSRWLCNL